CCAGTGCGCCGATGCGGTACATCTCCTTGAACATAACGCCCGATAGAAGATGGTTTACCGCGAACGCGTCGTCAGGATTCTTCTCCAGCGCAGTTTCGAATTCCTTGATCGCCTTGTCGTACTGAAGGTTGTAGAAGTGCTCAAAACCTCTGCGCGTGTGCTCGTCCTGGAGGTGGTATTTCAGGATCTGTTGCGCCGGCTTTGGCTTGGAGTTTTCGGCTTTGGGATGGGAGGCTACGGCTAAGGTCGTAAGTAGTGTAAAAGCAAGGATCAGGACAGTACGGAAGAATAGCCGTCTGAAACGCGAACTGCCATAGGGTTTCATGAAGGTAAGTACCTGAGTAGTTTATCCGATATTCCAGGGATTCTGAAACGCGTAGAAAGCTATTGTCCGCTGGGGGCGGACAGAATGACTAACGCAAATCATTCCCAGACCGACTCTTACACCGAGGCGGAAGCCGCAGCAATTTTGGGCATATCTCTGTCACGCCTGCACCAGTTGTTGGACGAAAACATTTTCAACGACGGCAGCGCGCGTCCGTCCGATATCCGTCTTCGTGATACGGACCTGGTTTTGTTGGAGTTTTGGAACCGCAGTACCGGAAACCCAAAAGTCCTCCGAATGCCTCACCGCTAATTACGGCGCTTGTCCCCCGCAGGCGCCGTACTCCTTTCCTCAGATTGCTCAACTTTTCGGCCTCTGAGTAATTCTTTCCCGCTTGCGAACGTGACCCAAAATCCTCAGCGTCCTGTAAGTCATTGAATATTCGGCACATAGCGAAATTCCCATTTTGGTGCTTCAAGTGCGCACGAGAACATTAAGGAGTTCAATAAGTTATGGAGCAGCTTGCTGATAAGGTTTCACAGGAATATTGGCGTCCCGCGGTACAGAACCACGCCCGTGAGGTTCCCGTCGATGTGCGCTCGCGCGTAGAAGTTTGCGAGGCATGCGGAACGGAGTTCGTACTCGGCGCCCGGTTTTGCCATGTTTGCGGAGGCGAACGCCAGGCGGTCCAGGCCCACAGCAACAGGTGGGCGGAAGCGCTCGATTTCGACAACATTCGGCACGCTCTCGGCCTGTCTACTGGGGCTTTGATTTCCTTTATCGTAGGCATCGTCTGTCTCGCCGCTGCAATTGCGACGGGTTTCATCTACAGCGCGAAGTCGCTGGTTGACTGGCAGGCGGTCCAGGTATGGCGCATCGAGTGGCTACTGGCCGCAGCCGTCGCATTTATCGCCGGCATTCTCCTCAAGCGGAACGAAGCCTGAAACTCCGGCAGAAAGTGAAAGGCCCTCGCGATCGGCGAGGGCTTTTCGTTTTGCTGCAAGAACTTATTTGGATTCCTGGTTCACGCTAATGTCATTGGCCTTGTAGTGGTTCCCGTCAAAAATAGCCGCGACAGTCACATCGGAACCAACCATCAGGTTGGAAGGAAGCTGTCTCTTCCGATCGAACGCGATGTCGTAAGTCTTGTTGTCGGTACGGTTCTCGACCGCAATGGAACCGCTGCTCACGTCTAGATATCTCACTTTGCCAGCGAAGGTGAAGGTTTCTCCCGGCGCGGCAAGAATCGTAATTTCCTGCGCGTTGCCTTCGCGAGCCTGTCCGGGCTTGAACTGGACACTCACGAGCGCTCCGGGCTTTAGCTCCGACGCTGGCACTGTCTGGCCCTCTCGCTTGATCTGGGTGTCGTCATTGACGCGGAAGGTGACCGGCCTACCTGAGAGACTATCCGCGACACTGGCTATATTGCTTTCGATACTCGTGATTTGGCCTCTAGCGTCAGCAACTACGGCGCTCGTAACAACTCTCACGTTCCGGGCGAGGATCTTGTCACCATCGAGCATGGTGTCCACGTACACGCGGTCGCCCTTCTTTACGTGTTCGAAGGTAGTTTCCTTGCCATCACGGAAGAAGTGGGTTCGCTCATCGAACTGCACGTTCCATCGGTTGCCGCCGAAGACCTTCACGCCGAGTTCATTGTGGATACCGTCGATCTTACTTACGGTTCCGCCGATCAGACTGGTTTTGCCATCGGGCAGCTTCGGTTGTCCAAAGACGGGATCGTCGTCAGTCGCAGCCGTCTTTTTGCCATCTGGCTGGTTCACCTTGACCGTGACCGGCATCTGGACTGGCTCCGCGCCGCTTTGCTGTTCGGCGTGCTTCTCTTGACTCTGTTGGGGCGGAGTATTGCCTGCCTGCTGTGCGACTGCTGCCGTTCCCATGGACACCGCAACCAGGATGGCCATCGCTGAAGGGTAGAAACTTCTCATGCGCTGGTGAGAAGCAGGTCTGACTTACAGAGTTGGCTAACCGCTGCCCTGGGAGGCAATTTCCCAAGATTGGCACTTCCATACCCATGGTCAGCAACTTTCTCCGGAGTTCGGACAAACGCGTGAGGATTTCACCCATCAAATCAGTCATCAAGCTGCTGCTTTGATTGGCAGCGATGTTGCTCTGTTCTTTTCTGGAGGTCTTGTCCGTACATGCATCGGCCCCGTTCCCTGGTCGTGGCTTCCCTGGTTTTAGCCCTGGGACCGTTATCGCTTCACGCAGGCGATCTTCGCATTCCCCTGCCGAAGCGAAGCAAGTACACCCCGGTCCAGAAGTTGAATCGCGACGGTGTCTCCGCCGTTGAGAAACACCAATACGACAAAGCCAAAAAGCTCTTTTACGAAGCGTATCTCATCGACCCAAACGATCCCTTCACGCTGAACAATCTCGGGTACATGGCGGAGTTGGAGGGAGATACTGATCGCGCCCAGCGTTACTACCAGTTATCTTCCGAAGTGAGTTCCGATGCAGTTGTCGACAAGGCGAATAACTCTCTTGTCGAGGGCAAACCGGTTTCGGCCGTAGCTGGAAACGCGGAAGAAAAAGGCATCAAGATCAACCGTCTTAACAGCCAGGCTATCGCGCTCCTGAACAAGGATCGTGCCCCTGAGGCTGACCTCATCCTCCAAAAGGCGCTTGCGCTGGATGCGAAGAACCCTTTCACACTGAACAACATGGGATACGCCAAGGAGAAGGAAGGCGAACTCGAAGCCGCTTACCAGTATTACTCCGCGGCAGCGAACTCCAACTCCGGTGAGCGAATCGAGATCGCCGCGTATCCAAACTGGCGTGGACGCGCTATCAGCCAGGTCGCGCGCGATAACGCGAACAAACTCAGCCGGAATATGCGCGACGGCAGCATGGAAGCGCGCGTGGCTCGATTGAATCTTCGCGGTGTTTCGGCGATGAACCGCAATGACCGTCGCGCAGCACGACAATACATCGAACAAGCTTACAAACTCGCCCCAACAGATGCTTTCACCCTTAACAACATGGGATATCTGGCCGAGCTCGATGGCGACCGCGAAACTGCGAATCACTTTTATGAGCGCGCCCAGGAAGCGAACAAAGCAAATTCCCGTGTCGCGCTAGCTACCCGCAAGGAAGTGGAAGGGATGCGGATAGGGGAAGTCGCTTTAAACAGCGACGCGCTGGTGTCACAGCGGATGGCCGAAGCGCAAGCGGAGCGGCAGAGGATGGGTGGCCCGGTCCTATTACGCCGGCGTGCAGATAATTCGGTGGTGGTAGAGCCGGCGGAGCCTGTAGCGCGTCCGCAGGTTCGGGTCAGCGACGCGAATGGCAATCTCATCCTGCCGCCTCGCCCAGCGACCAGTTCATCCCCCAGTACTGGCGGCCTCGCGATGCCGCTGCCGGACAGCCAACAGCCTGTCACGGTACATCAGGGCGAGAACGACAACGGCTTGATCATGCCTTTGCCTGAAAATGACCAGCCCGGGCCTAACGGCAACGTCAAGGAAGGTCCCAAGGACGGCGGGATGATTATGCCACTTCCGGATAATCAGCAGCCTGGAGCACAGCAGCCCGCGGGTCAACAGCCCGGCGATCAGCGGCAGGACTCGAACGCAATCGGAAACCCCGTCAACACGC
This region of Terriglobales bacterium genomic DNA includes:
- a CDS encoding DUF5666 domain-containing protein, coding for MRSFYPSAMAILVAVSMGTAAVAQQAGNTPPQQSQEKHAEQQSGAEPVQMPVTVKVNQPDGKKTAATDDDPVFGQPKLPDGKTSLIGGTVSKIDGIHNELGVKVFGGNRWNVQFDERTHFFRDGKETTFEHVKKGDRVYVDTMLDGDKILARNVRVVTSAVVADARGQITSIESNIASVADSLSGRPVTFRVNDDTQIKREGQTVPASELKPGALVSVQFKPGQAREGNAQEITILAAPGETFTFAGKVRYLDVSSGSIAVENRTDNKTYDIAFDRKRQLPSNLMVGSDVTVAAIFDGNHYKANDISVNQESK